CATCGTGATGACGACGTCCGCGGCGCGGACCGCGTCGTCGGTCAGCGGCTTGGGGAACGCCTCGCCGTCGGCGCCGAGCTCGGCGAGCAGCGGCCGGACCGCGGCGTGCACGTCCGCGGCCGGCGCGGACCCCGCGGACCGGACGGTGATCGCGTCCCCGGCGTAGTGGTGCAGCAGGGCGGCGGCGAGCTGGGAGCGGCCGGCGTTCGCGACGCACACGAACAGCACCTGCGGGCGGGTGTCCGCGGCGTCCATCGCGCGGGCGGTGTCGGTCAGGCGCTGGCGGGCGAACCGCTCGGCGTTGACGACCAGGTGCGAGCGGATCGCCGAGGACCGGGCCAGACCGGTGTAGGACTCCCGGACGACGCTGAGCACCGCGCCGGGGTCGCGGTCGGGGAACGCCGCGGCGAGCCGGTCGGCGATCCGCGCCAGGGCGGCCTCGGCGTCGACGAGCCCGGCCAGCGGGACCGCGTTCGCGGCGTCCGCGGCTGCGGGGGCGAAGGAGTCCAGCAGGGTGGTGACCGCGCCGCGCAGCGCCGGCTGCACCCGGTAGTAGACCCAGGTCCCGCGCCGCTCGGAGGTCAGCAGCCCGACGTCCTTGAGCAGCTTCAGGTGGTGCGAGACGGTGGGCTGGGAGACCTCCGCGACCGTGGCCAGGTCGCACACGCACGCCTCGCCGGTCGGAGAGGTCGCGATCAGCGACAGCATCCGCAGCCGCAGCGGGTCACCCAGGGCCTTCAGGGTGCCGGCGACGTGCGCCGCGGCGTCGGCGCCCATCGCGTGGTCCGCCGGCGAGGGCTGCGGGGTGCAGCCGCCGGCGGCGGTCGTGGTCGCGTCGGGGGCGATGGTGGTCATGAGCGTGCCTCCTGCAGCTCGGCGGTGGCGGGGGAGGTCGAAGACGTGCGGAACCAGCGGTCCCTGGCCCAGAGGCTGACGTAGACCAGGGCGACCAGGACCGGGACCTCGATGAGCGGGCCGACCACACCGGCCAGCGCCTGCCCCGAGGTCGCACCGAACGTCCCGATCGCCACCGCGATCGCCAGCTCGAAGTTGTTGCCTGCCGCGGTGAACGCCAGCGTCGTCGACCGCGCGTACCCCAGCCCCAGGCCCCGCCCGGTGGCCAGGCCCACGGCCCACATCACCGCGAAGTACGCCAGCAGAGGCAGTGCGATCCGCGCGACGTCCAGCGGCCGCGACGTCACGGCCTCACCCTGCAGCGCGAACAGCAGCACGATCGTGAACAGCAACCCGTACAGCGCCCACGGACCCACCCGCGGGACGAGCCGCTCCTCGTACCAGTCCCGACCGCGCGTGCGCTCACCGATCCACCGCGAGGCGAACCCGGCGGCGAGCGGGACGCCGAGGAACACCAGGACGTTGACCGCGATCTGCCCGACGGACACGTCCAGGCCCTGCGAGTCCAGGCCCAGCCATCCAGGCAGCACGGACAGGTAGAACCAGCCCAGCAGCGAGAACGCCACCACCTGGAACACCGAGTTGATCGCGACCAGCACCGCGGCCGCCTCACGGTCGCCGCAGGCGAGGTCGTTCCAGATCACCACCATCGCGATGCACCGCGCCAAGCCGACGATGATCAGGCCGGTGCGGTACTCGGGCAGGTCGGGCAGGAACACCCACGCCAGGGCGAACATCAGCGCCGGGCCCACGACCCAGTTCAGCGCGAGGGAGCTCACCAGCAGCCGCTTGTCCCCGGTCACCGCAGCGACCCGGTCGTAGCGGACCTTCGCCAACACCGGGTACATCATCACCAGCAGGCCCAGCGCGATCGGCAGCGAGATGCCGCCCACCTCCAGCTCGGCCAGCGCGTCCCCAAGAGCGGGGACGAACCGGCCGAGGCCGATGCCCGCGACCATCGCCAGCCCGATCCACGCCGGCAGCCACCGGTCGAGCGTCGACAACCGCCCCCTCGTCGCGTCCGGGGCAGTCACCGGCGTGGTCTGATTCGACATGTCTCTATGTTGACACATCTCGATGCAGAGGCGAAGCGTCGTGACGTCTCGACCGCCTCGCCGGGCCGGCCGACTAGCCTCGCGGCATGGAGTCGCTGGAACGTCTGGACGACCTGTGGAGCGCGCGGGACTACCCCGTCCTCGTGGCGGCCGCGCGCCGGCTCAGGGAGCGGCCGCGGCCGCTGATGTCGCAGGACCTCGTCGAAGCCACCGGCCTCGAGCACCAGGAGGTCGTCGCGGCTCTCGCGAACCTCGGCCATCGTCACCTCGACGTCCGTGACGCCAGCAGCGAGGCGGTGCGCGACAACTACGTGGTCGGCATCATGCCCGCCGGCCTGGAAGCCGTCGGGCAGTGGCCCAGCCCCGACACGGCCGCGGATCGTCTCGTCGCAGCGCTCGATGCCCTGATCGACACCACCGCGGACGGGTCTCCGAAGCAGAGCCGGCTCAAGGCGGCACGCGACGGTCTGCTCGCCGCAGGTCGCGACGTCCTCGTCGACGTCGCCGGAGCCGCGATCACGGGCCGCCTGCCCATGTGATTGCCGGCGCCTCGCGTGCCACCACACGGGGAACTTCGTCGGTGGCGAATACAGGACGCCGCCAGGTGTTCGACCAGAGATGCATGCGGACCAGGTCTTGCCCCCCCGCGGGCCCGTGAGGCCCAGGACCGGTGTCGGGGTCCGCGGACGGCGCCCGTGCGACCTCGCGAGGCGACCGCTGTCGCGGGTGATGAAGGTTCGCTGAAGACGCGGCGGCACCGGCTCCGATCGGGCGACGCGACGCCTACGGTCGGAGAATCCGGACGCTCGTCCGGGAGCCGCGCGGATGCCGAGTCCTGCCACCGTCCGGCCCTTCGATGTCGGATGGCAGGAGCGGGGGACCGAGGTTCCACGGGAGCGCAGGCGCCCTCGGGGTGAAGCCGGTCCATGAGGCCGGCCGGACGCTCCGTCCGAACCCGACAGCTCACCTCGCAAGCGCCAGGAGCCACCATGCCTGCCCACCTGCGTGCCCCCTCGCGCCATCGCAACCCCGGCCGTGTCCGCACCCCGCTCACCGACGCCGTCACCAACGCGCTGGTGAGCGCTGCAGCGGTCAGCCGGCGCGCTAGTGCCGTCGTGGCCACGTCAGGACTTGCGGTCTCCCTCGCGGCTCACCCCGCCTCGGCTGCGGCCTCGTCGAACGGCTCCACCGGCACGATCGACTTAAGCGTCCTGGATGAGGCGAGGGCCCTGGCCGCCGCCGCCCCGTCAGCGGTCGCACCTGCGGCGGCCACGTGGTCGTTCGACGTCCCGGCCGCGACCGCGATCCTCCCGCCTCCGCCTCCGCCGCTTGTGGTCGAGGAGTCGCCCGCTCAGCCCCCCGACGGTGTCGCCTCGCGCAGCACCTCGCGCACCGAGGCCGCCGAGCCGAACGAGCCCGCGCCGATCGGTGCACCGCCCCCCGCGTCCGCGAACGGCAGCGTCGTCGTCGAGGTCGCGTCCGCGCTGGTCGGCGTGCCGTACGTGTACGGCGGGACGACCCCGGCCGGGTTCGACTGCTCTGGGTTCACGTCGTACGCGTACGCCCAGGTCGGGATCTCGATCCCGCGGACCTCGACCGCGCAGCGGGACGCCGGCACGGTCGTGTCCCGGGACCAGGCGCAGCCCGGTGACCTGATCTGGTCGCCGGGCCACATCGCGATCTACGCCGGCGGGAACTTTCAGGTCGACGCCCCGGTCCCAGGCAAGTCGGTGCAGATCCGCGAGATCTGGCAGTCGGACCCGTTGTTCATCCGGATCGGCTGACCGACGTGTCCGTCGGTGACCTCAGCACACTGCTCGTATGGGGGGCGGTGACGGCGTTCACCATCGCATTGGTGGCGTACTCCGTTGACCTCGCGCGCGTCGCCGACGCCTCGGCCCGTCCGCAACGTCGTCTCGCAGCGGTCGGCGCCCGGCCCGCAGGCGTCGAAGCGCCTGCCTCGCAGGACTCGGCACCGCTCGCGCCCGTCGGGCGCGCGGCCGGCATCGCTCGGTCGACGGCCACCGTGGCGACAGCGCTGCTGCTGGGCGGAGTCGCGCTACGCGGGGTGGCAGCCGGCAGATGGCCGACTGCCAACATGTACGAGTTTACGATCTTCGGGATCCTCGTCGCCGCGCTGGTGTTCCTGGGGATGCGACGCACCCGCATGCTGCCTTTCGTTGGGGTGCTGGTGACCGGCATCGCCGTGCTGGCGCTGATCGTGGCGCTGAACTCGTTCTACCTGCGGGCGGACGCTGTGCAGCCCGCGTTGCAGAGCTACTGGCTGGTCATCCACGTCAGCATCGCCATCGTGGCCACGGGAATCTTCACGGTCGCCTTCACGACGTCGGTGCTGCAGGTCCTCCAGGACGGCCGGGAGTCCGGGCACTCGCGACTCGACCAGCCATGGCGCGCAGGGTACGAGCTGCGCCGCTCGCTGCGGCGGTGGCGTATCACCGGTCCCACGTGGTCCTGGCTGAGGACCGTGCCGACCGCGGTGAGGCTCGAGGCGCTGTCCTTCCGGCTGAATGCGATCGCGTTCGTGCTGTGGACCCTCACGCTGATCGGCGGGGCGATCTGGGCCGAGCAGGCGTGGGGCCGGTACTGGGGCTGGGACCCCAAGGAGGTCGCGACCTTTGTCGCGTGGGTCGTGTACGCGGCGTACCTGCATGCGCGCACCACGCGAGGCTGGCAGGGGCGTCGCGCGGCCTACCTGGTGTACGTCGGATATGCCGTCGTGATCGCAAACTTCACGGTGGTGAACCTGTTCATCAACGGCAAGCACTCGTACTCGGGCATCTGACGCATGCGCCCGGAAGTAGACCCCTGCCGTGCCTGATCAAGCCCGCCCGCGGCAGGACGATCGTCCCGCGATCATCTGGGTCGTCGTAGCGATCGTCGTGGGCGGCGCCCTGACGGTGGCCGGCGTCGTGACGGGCAGCCTCGCGTCGACGACCGGCGGGGTCGTCGTGCTGTTCATCTGCTCCACCGCGACGCGGATCTGGTACCTGCGCCAGCGAAGATGACCGAGCTCACACGACCTCCAGGCGCTTCCAGGCTCGCCGCGGCAGTGCCCTCGAACCATCGCCGCCGCTCGGGGAAGATCGGCGCGCGAAGCACCCTTTCGCCGATGAAGGTCTGCTGAAGGTTGCTCATGAGGTGCCGGGCGGGCCGCCTCCGGCGCGCGCGCGGGCGCACGCCATCACACGACGGGCTGGAAGATCAGGATCAGCCCTTGCAGGCTCTGCGCCCACCGCCCCCACAAGCCGGTGACTAGTGCGATCCCGATCAGGACGAGCATGCTGCCACCAACGATGGAGATCACGCGGCGCCTACGCCGCACCACGGCCAGGAGCCGGGTGCTGTGCTGGAGGCCCACCGCGAGCAGCACGAACGGAAGGCCCAGACCCACGGCGTAGGCGGTCGACAGCAGGGCACCCCGGGTGGGCGACCCGCCGTCGAGGGACAACGCCATCACCGCCGCCAGCGTCGGGCCGATGCATGGGGTCCAGCCGAGCCCGAACGTCACGCCGAGCACGGGAGCCCCCCACAACGTCGCCGGAGGGCGGCGGTGCACCCGGACCTCACGCTGCAGGAACGGCACGCCACCGAGGAACGCAACCCCCATGACGATCACGACCACGCCGAGCGCCCGGGTCATCGGGTCCTGCCAGCGCAGCAGCGCCGCGCCGAGCGACCCCGCGAGGGCGCCCAGTGCGACGAACACCAGAGCGAACCCGAGGACGAACAGCGCGACCCCGAGGGTGAGCCTGCCGCGCCGAGGCGCCGGAGCCGGGTCCCGCACCGCGACCGCACCGACCGGCTGCACCGTCTGCGCGGTCAGCCCGCTGAGGAACCCGAGGTAGCCGGGGACGAGCGGTAGGACACACGGCGAGGCGAACGAGACCGCGCCGGCGACCAGCGAGACGAGCAGGGCGAGAAGCAGCGGGCCGGAGAACGCGGTGGTCGCGAACGCGGACCCGACGTCGGCGGCGGCCGCCACCGTGGCGGGAGTCGTCACGCGGCCGCCGGGGTGGGTGCTGGGGCGGCGGGCGAGCGCTCGACGCCGGCGCGCGGCCCCGGGGTGGTGACGCGAGCGGCCCGGATGCCGTTGAGGATGACCACGACCTCGGCGACCTCGTGCACCAGGACGACTCCCGCCAGGCCCAGCGTTCCGGTGAGGGCCAAGGGGAACAGCGCGACGATGATGAGCAGCGCGAGGCCGATGTTGCCGGTCATGATGCGCCGCCCGCGGCGGGCGTGAGCGATCGCGCGGGGCAGCAGTCGCAGGTCGTTGCCCGTGAAGGCGACGTCGGCAGACTCGACGGCGGCGGCGGTTCCGGTGGCGCCCATCGCGATGCCGACGTCTGCGGCGGCCAGCGCCGGGGCGTCGTTCACGCCGTCGCCGACCATGGCCGTGCCAGGGCCGAGGTCGACGACCGCGGTGGCCTTGTCCTCGGGTCGCTGCTCGGCGCGCACGTCGGAGATGCCCGCGGCTGCGGCGAGGGCGTGCGCGGTGCGTCTGTTGTCGCCGGTGAGCATGGTCGTGCGCAGCCCGGCGGCGTGCAGCGCGGCGACGGCCTCCGCCGCTTCGGGGCGCAGCTCGTCGCGGATCCCGATGACCCCGACGGTGCGTCCCTCGGCGCGCACCACGACGGTGGTCATGCCGGCGGACTCCATGGCATCCAGCGCACTGGTGAGCGGCCCGGCGTCGAGCCAGCGGGTGGAGCCGACCTCCACAAGCACGCCGTCGACCGTCCCGGAAACGCCGTGCCCGGGGTGCTCGACCACGTCCTCGGCCGTCCCTGCGCCGGGCGAGGAGGTGAGCAGGGCACGGGCCAGCGGGTGCGCACTGCGCGCCTCGACTGCGGCCGCCCAGGCCAGCACCTGCTCGGCAGTGGTGCCCTCGACGGCCCGGGCGTCCACCACCTCGGGGCGGTTCACGGTCAGGGTGCCGGTCTTGTCCAGCGCGACCTTTTTCAGGGTTCCCAGCCGCTCGAACGCCTCGCCGGACTTGATCGCGACGCCGAACCTGCTCGCCGAGCCGATCGCGGAGATGACCGTGACGGGCACGGCGATGGCCAGCGCACACGGAGAGGCCGCGACGAGCACGACCAGCGCCCGGTCGATCCAGACCGACGGGTCACCGAGAAGCGATCCGAGCACCGCCACGCCAGCGGCGACCACGAGGACCGCCGGCACGAGGGGTCGAGCGATGCGGTCCGCCAGCCGCGCCCGCTCGCCCTTCCTGGCGTGCGCCTCCTCGACCAGCCGCACGATCGTCGTGAGCGAGTTGTCCCGGCCGTCCGCGGTCGCCTCGAGCTCCAGCGCTCCGGTGCCGTTGACTGCGCCGGCCGGGACGGCGTCCCCGGGCCCGACCTCCACGGGGATGGACTCGCCGGTGACGGCCGAGGCGTCGAGGGAGCTGCGCCCGGTCACGACCACGGCGTCGGTCGCGACCCGCTCGCCCGGGCGGACCACCAGCACGTCGAGCTCGCGGACGTCCCGGGCGGGGACGACGACCTCGCCGGCCAGGCGGGACAGGCGCGCGGTCTCCGGCATGAGCGTCAGCAGGGCCCGCAGGCCGTGCTTGGCGCGGTCCATGGCCCGGTCCTCGAGGGCCTCGGCGATGGAGAACAGGAACGCCAGTGCCGCCGCCTCGGCGACGTGCCCCAGGACCACGGCGCCCGCAGCGGCGATGGTCATCAGCAGGCCGACCCCGAGACGCCGGCGCCGAAGCCGGCGCAGGGCGCCGGGCACGAACGTCCAGGCACCCGCGGCCAGACCGAGCACGAACGCCAGGGTGCTGGCCACCGGGTCGGCGCCCGACCAGTCGAGGGCGTACCCGATCAGCAGCAGCACGCCGGAGGCAGCCGGCAGCCGCAGGGCGGGGTCGCGCCACCAGGCGACGAACGCGTCCTCGTCCGCATCGCGCGGCGGGGCGTCATGGTCGCAGCAGTCGTCCGGCTCGGGGCGCGGAGGGGTGCTGCCCGCCGGGCGGACACCGATGGACAGGGTCGGGCGCGGCGCGTCGTCCTCCGGGCCGCAG
This is a stretch of genomic DNA from Cellulomonas sp. ES6. It encodes these proteins:
- a CDS encoding metalloregulator ArsR/SmtB family transcription factor, translating into MTTIAPDATTTAAGGCTPQPSPADHAMGADAAAHVAGTLKALGDPLRLRMLSLIATSPTGEACVCDLATVAEVSQPTVSHHLKLLKDVGLLTSERRGTWVYYRVQPALRGAVTTLLDSFAPAAADAANAVPLAGLVDAEAALARIADRLAAAFPDRDPGAVLSVVRESYTGLARSSAIRSHLVVNAERFARQRLTDTARAMDAADTRPQVLFVCVANAGRSQLAAALLHHYAGDAITVRSAGSAPAADVHAAVRPLLAELGADGEAFPKPLTDDAVRAADVVITMGCGDTCPILPGKRYEDWVVGDPALASDTGVRAIRDEIDRRVRALLTDLTLPTA
- the arsB gene encoding ACR3 family arsenite efflux transporter — translated: MSNQTTPVTAPDATRGRLSTLDRWLPAWIGLAMVAGIGLGRFVPALGDALAELEVGGISLPIALGLLVMMYPVLAKVRYDRVAAVTGDKRLLVSSLALNWVVGPALMFALAWVFLPDLPEYRTGLIIVGLARCIAMVVIWNDLACGDREAAAVLVAINSVFQVVAFSLLGWFYLSVLPGWLGLDSQGLDVSVGQIAVNVLVFLGVPLAAGFASRWIGERTRGRDWYEERLVPRVGPWALYGLLFTIVLLFALQGEAVTSRPLDVARIALPLLAYFAVMWAVGLATGRGLGLGYARSTTLAFTAAGNNFELAIAVAIGTFGATSGQALAGVVGPLIEVPVLVALVYVSLWARDRWFRTSSTSPATAELQEARS
- a CDS encoding C40 family peptidase, with protein sequence MATSGLAVSLAAHPASAAASSNGSTGTIDLSVLDEARALAAAAPSAVAPAAATWSFDVPAATAILPPPPPPLVVEESPAQPPDGVASRSTSRTEAAEPNEPAPIGAPPPASANGSVVVEVASALVGVPYVYGGTTPAGFDCSGFTSYAYAQVGISIPRTSTAQRDAGTVVSRDQAQPGDLIWSPGHIAIYAGGNFQVDAPVPGKSVQIREIWQSDPLFIRIG
- the ccsB gene encoding c-type cytochrome biogenesis protein CcsB codes for the protein MSVGDLSTLLVWGAVTAFTIALVAYSVDLARVADASARPQRRLAAVGARPAGVEAPASQDSAPLAPVGRAAGIARSTATVATALLLGGVALRGVAAGRWPTANMYEFTIFGILVAALVFLGMRRTRMLPFVGVLVTGIAVLALIVALNSFYLRADAVQPALQSYWLVIHVSIAIVATGIFTVAFTTSVLQVLQDGRESGHSRLDQPWRAGYELRRSLRRWRITGPTWSWLRTVPTAVRLEALSFRLNAIAFVLWTLTLIGGAIWAEQAWGRYWGWDPKEVATFVAWVVYAAYLHARTTRGWQGRRAAYLVYVGYAVVIANFTVVNLFINGKHSYSGI
- a CDS encoding cytochrome c biogenesis protein CcdA yields the protein MTTPATVAAAADVGSAFATTAFSGPLLLALLVSLVAGAVSFASPCVLPLVPGYLGFLSGLTAQTVQPVGAVAVRDPAPAPRRGRLTLGVALFVLGFALVFVALGALAGSLGAALLRWQDPMTRALGVVVIVMGVAFLGGVPFLQREVRVHRRPPATLWGAPVLGVTFGLGWTPCIGPTLAAVMALSLDGGSPTRGALLSTAYAVGLGLPFVLLAVGLQHSTRLLAVVRRRRRVISIVGGSMLVLIGIALVTGLWGRWAQSLQGLILIFQPVV
- a CDS encoding cation-translocating P-type ATPase, which translates into the protein MSRECCGPEDDAPRPTLSIGVRPAGSTPPRPEPDDCCDHDAPPRDADEDAFVAWWRDPALRLPAASGVLLLIGYALDWSGADPVASTLAFVLGLAAGAWTFVPGALRRLRRRRLGVGLLMTIAAAGAVVLGHVAEAAALAFLFSIAEALEDRAMDRAKHGLRALLTLMPETARLSRLAGEVVVPARDVRELDVLVVRPGERVATDAVVVTGRSSLDASAVTGESIPVEVGPGDAVPAGAVNGTGALELEATADGRDNSLTTIVRLVEEAHARKGERARLADRIARPLVPAVLVVAAGVAVLGSLLGDPSVWIDRALVVLVAASPCALAIAVPVTVISAIGSASRFGVAIKSGEAFERLGTLKKVALDKTGTLTVNRPEVVDARAVEGTTAEQVLAWAAAVEARSAHPLARALLTSSPGAGTAEDVVEHPGHGVSGTVDGVLVEVGSTRWLDAGPLTSALDAMESAGMTTVVVRAEGRTVGVIGIRDELRPEAAEAVAALHAAGLRTTMLTGDNRRTAHALAAAAGISDVRAEQRPEDKATAVVDLGPGTAMVGDGVNDAPALAAADVGIAMGATGTAAAVESADVAFTGNDLRLLPRAIAHARRGRRIMTGNIGLALLIIVALFPLALTGTLGLAGVVLVHEVAEVVVILNGIRAARVTTPGPRAGVERSPAAPAPTPAAA